A region from the Arachis ipaensis cultivar K30076 chromosome B01, Araip1.1, whole genome shotgun sequence genome encodes:
- the LOC107641928 gene encoding diacylglycerol kinase 7 yields MEPPSATGDTNKIAVRSSIVESIRGCGLSGMRIDKEDLKKQLAMPQYLRFAMRDSIRLQDPAAGESRYLSRTNDDDSSPPSSPMVVFINPKSGGRHGPALKERLQQLISDEQVFDLSDVKPHEFVRYGLGCLEMLAAIGDTCAKETREKIRVLVAGGDGTVGWVLGCLIELRNQGREPVPPVAIVPLGTGNDLSRSFHWGGSFPFAWKSAIKRTLLKASIGPIHRLDSWRVSLSMPDGTPMDPPHSLKHTEDFTIDQGMEIEGELPEKMTSYEGVFYNYFSIGMDAQVAYGFHHLRNEKPYIASGPITNKIIYSGYSCTQGWFFTPCTTDPGLRGLKNILRMHIRKVNCSEWEQVPIPSSVRAIVALNLHSYGSGRDPWGKLKPEYLEKRGFVEADVADGLLEIFGLKQGWHASFVMVELISAKHIAQAAAIRLEVRGGEWKNSYMQMDGEPWKQPLSRDFSTVVEIKREPFQSLMVSGE; encoded by the exons atGGAACCGCCGTCGGCGACGGGAGATACCAACAAGATAGCGGTGAGGTCGTCGATTGTGGAGTCGATTAGGGGATGCGGCCTCTCCGGGATGCGGATTGACAAGGAAGACTTGAAGAAGCAACTTGCCATGCCGCAGTACCTCCGCTTCGCAATGCGTGACTCCATCCGCCTCCAGGACCCTGCCGCCGGCGAGTCCCGCTACCTCTCCCGCACCAACGACGACGACTCCTCCCCTCCCTCTTCTCCCATGGTCGTCTTTATCAATCCCAAAAGCGGTGGCCGCCACGGTCCCGCTCTCAAGGAGAGGCTCCAGCAACTCATCAGCGACGAACAG GTTTTTGACCTATCAGATGTGAAGCCTCATGAGTTTGTACGGTATGGATTGGGTTGCCTGGAGATGTTGGCTGCTATTGGTGATACTTGTGCCAAAGAAACTCGTGAAAAAATCAGGGTTTTG GTTGCTGGAGGTGATGGTACTGTTGGCTGGGTATTAGGATGTCTCATAGAACTTCGCAATCAAGGTCGAGAGCCAGTTCCTCCCGTGGCTATCGTACCTCTTGGTACAGGAAATGACCTGTCTAGGAGTTTCCATTGG GGTGGTTCATTTCCTTTTGCTTGGAAATCAGCTATTAAAAGAACTCTGCTCAAAGCTAGTATTGGACCAATTCATCGTTTGGATAG TTGGCGAGTTTCACTTTCAATGCCAGATGGCACACCTATGGACCCCCCACATTCTTTGAAACATACAGAAGATTTTACTATTGATCAG GGCATGGAAATTGAGGGAGAACTGCCCGAGAAAATGACAAGTTATGAAGGCGTGTTCTACAATTACTTCAGCATAG GAATGGATGCCCAAGTGGCTTATGGCTTCCATCATCTACGTAATGAAAAACCTTACATTGCAAGTGGTCCAATAACAAACAAG ATCATATACTCTGGTTATAGTTGCACCCAGGGCTGGTTCTTCACACCTTGCACAACTGATCCAGGTTTAAG GGGTCTTAAAAACATTCTGCGGATGCATATCAGAAAGGTCAATTGCTCGGAGTGGGAGCAGGTTCCGATCCCTTCAAG TGTAAGAGCAATAGTTGCCCTAAATCTTCATAGCTATGGAAGTGGAAGAGACCCATGGGGTAAACTCAAACCAGAATATTTGGAAAAG AGAGGCTTTGTTGAAGCTGACGTTGCTGATGGccttttggaaatatttggtttaaaGCAAGGGTGGCATGCATCATTTGTCATGGTTGAATTGATCTCTGCAAAGCACATTGCTCAG gcAGCGGCTATTCGATTGGAAGTAAGAGGTGGGGAGTGGAAGAATTCCTATATGCAGATGGATGGAGAACCCTGGAAGCAGCCATTGAGCAGGGACTTCTCAACAGTCGTGGAAATAAAGAGAGAGCCTTTTCAGTCACTTATGGTCAGTGGTGAGTAA
- the LOC107641909 gene encoding glutamate receptor 2.7-like isoform X1 has protein sequence MGKINYFACIIIQSWYLMVIITVAEFESVDSSVQPLPLLGGKKLIIGIPFKTGFTEFVEAKLDPTTLQLVHVSGYSIDIFSATVDYIKRYSHFNVSYDFRPFIKNETGQSAGSYDKLVQQVFKHQYDAVVGDVSIVAERTRYVDFTLPYAESGVRMLVRVGYGGRGLNMWIFLRPFSWDLWLSIILVCAFIGAAIRFMERRNIHNNNNSHEEESAHGSPPPQQLKGISILWLPIDQLFLPQRESVGKNCSKFVLVVWLILGFVLMQSYTANLSSMLTVDQLQQSYPSVDDLRTGGSNIGYPTDSYLSEVLVDKFKFDRSRLKNLTKMEDYQKALDKGTPKGGVDVIFEEIPYIKMFLKKYGSKYNMVGPHYRTDGLGFAFPINSNLTSYFSRAILNVTQNDSFMQPIEMKYFGSSNYDFEDDSYQLSTSTSSDSTPSLNSQSFAGLFIITGIATFLALVVSESNIWRKPVTLAKVYSQKFLLMSPSWAKSKQSMDVSTKQGNKICSISEPNSIPESPSRFPKSNLALDTVV, from the exons ATGGGAAAGATAAATTACTTTGCCTGCATTATTATTCAATCTTGGTATCTTATGGTCATAATAACAGTTGCTGAGTTTGAAAGTGTTGACTCTTCTGTTCAACCACTACCACTCCTAGGAGGAAAGAAATTGATCATTGGGATACCCTTtaaaactggtttcactgaatTCGTGGAAGCCAAGCTGGATCCTACAACACTCCAATTGGTCCACGTCAGTGGCTACTCCATTGATATCTTTTCTGCCACGGTTGACTATATCAAACGCTACTCCCATTTCAATGTCTCTTACGATTTTCGACCATTCATCAAAAATGAAACAGGACAAAGTGCTGGCTCTTATGACAAGCTTGTTCAACAGGTTTTTAAACACCAG TATGATGCGGTGGTGGGAGACGTATCAATTGTAGCTGAGAGAACAAGGTATGTGGATTTCACGTTACCATATGCAGAGTCAGGTGTGAGGATGCTGGTGCGAGTTGGATATGGCGGCCGCGGTCTAAACATGTGGATATTTCTGCGGCCATTTAGTTGGGATCTATGGTTGTCCATCATTCTAGTATGTGCTTTTATAGGAGCTGCAATACGATTCATGGAACGTCGTAacattcataataataataatagtcatGAAGAAGAATCTGCACATGGTTCTCCACCTCCCCAACAACTCAAAGGGATATCAATATTATGGCTTCCAATTGATCAACTCTTCCTTCCTCAGA GAGAATCAGTAGGCAAGAATTGCTCCAAGTTTGTATTGGTGGTATGGTTGATATTGGGATTTGTGTTGATGCAAAGCTACACGGCAAACTTGTCATCCATGTTGACCGTGGACCAATTGCAGCAAAGCTATCCAAGTGTTGATGATTTGAGAACAGGTGGTAGCAACATAGGGTACCCAACGGATTCCTATCTATCTGAGGTTCTGGTTGACAAATTCAAGTTCGATAGATCAAGGCTAAAGAATCTGACAAAAATGGAAGATTATCAGAAAGCTTTAGACAAAGGAACTCCAAAAGGCGGCGTTGATGTTATATTTGAGGAGATACCATACATCAAGATGTTCCTCAAAAAATATGGTTCCAAGTATAACATGGTTGGGCCTCACTATCGTACTGATGGGCTTGGCTTT GCGTTTCCAATTAACTCCAACTTAACATCTTACTTTTCAAGAGCTATATTGAACGTTACCCAGAATGACAGTTTTATGCAACCGATTGAGATGAAGTATTTTGGAAGCAGTAACTATGATTTCGAAGATGATTCTTACCAGTTATCAACGTCAACATCATCAGATAGTACTCCTAGCCTTAACTCACAGAGTTTTGCGGGCTTGTTCATCATCACAGGAATTGCCACATTTTTAGCTTTGGTGGTTTCTGAAAGCAACATCTGGAGAAAACCCGTAACACTAGCCAAAGTCTACAGTCAAAAGTTTCTTCTAATGTCTCCTAGTTGGGCAAAATCTAAACAATCTATGGATGTTTCTACAAAGCAAGGGAATAAAATATGTTCTATCAGTGAACCAAATAGCATTCCTGAAAGTCCATCAAGGTTTCCAAAGTCTAATCTTGCTCTAGACACAGTTGTATAG
- the LOC107641909 gene encoding glutamate receptor 2.5-like isoform X2: protein MGKINYFACIIIQSWYLMVIITVAEFESVDSSVQPLPLLGGKKLIIGIPFKTGFTEFVEAKLDPTTLQLVHVSGYSIDIFSATVDYIKRYSHFNVSYDFRPFIKNETGQSAGSYDKLVQQVFKHQYDAVVGDVSIVAERTRYVDFTLPYAESGVRMLVRVGYGGRGLNMWIFLRPFSWDLWLSIILVCAFIGAAIRFMERRNIHNNNNSHEEESAHGSPPPQQLKGISILWLPIDQLFLPQRESVGKNCSKFVLVVWLILGFVLMQSYTANLSSMLTVDQLQQSYPSVDDLRTGGSNIGYPTDSYLSEVLVDKFKFDRSRLKNLTKMEDYQKALDKGTPKGGVDVIFEEIPYIKMFLKKYGSKYNMVGPHYRTDGLGFVCVSN from the exons ATGGGAAAGATAAATTACTTTGCCTGCATTATTATTCAATCTTGGTATCTTATGGTCATAATAACAGTTGCTGAGTTTGAAAGTGTTGACTCTTCTGTTCAACCACTACCACTCCTAGGAGGAAAGAAATTGATCATTGGGATACCCTTtaaaactggtttcactgaatTCGTGGAAGCCAAGCTGGATCCTACAACACTCCAATTGGTCCACGTCAGTGGCTACTCCATTGATATCTTTTCTGCCACGGTTGACTATATCAAACGCTACTCCCATTTCAATGTCTCTTACGATTTTCGACCATTCATCAAAAATGAAACAGGACAAAGTGCTGGCTCTTATGACAAGCTTGTTCAACAGGTTTTTAAACACCAG TATGATGCGGTGGTGGGAGACGTATCAATTGTAGCTGAGAGAACAAGGTATGTGGATTTCACGTTACCATATGCAGAGTCAGGTGTGAGGATGCTGGTGCGAGTTGGATATGGCGGCCGCGGTCTAAACATGTGGATATTTCTGCGGCCATTTAGTTGGGATCTATGGTTGTCCATCATTCTAGTATGTGCTTTTATAGGAGCTGCAATACGATTCATGGAACGTCGTAacattcataataataataatagtcatGAAGAAGAATCTGCACATGGTTCTCCACCTCCCCAACAACTCAAAGGGATATCAATATTATGGCTTCCAATTGATCAACTCTTCCTTCCTCAGA GAGAATCAGTAGGCAAGAATTGCTCCAAGTTTGTATTGGTGGTATGGTTGATATTGGGATTTGTGTTGATGCAAAGCTACACGGCAAACTTGTCATCCATGTTGACCGTGGACCAATTGCAGCAAAGCTATCCAAGTGTTGATGATTTGAGAACAGGTGGTAGCAACATAGGGTACCCAACGGATTCCTATCTATCTGAGGTTCTGGTTGACAAATTCAAGTTCGATAGATCAAGGCTAAAGAATCTGACAAAAATGGAAGATTATCAGAAAGCTTTAGACAAAGGAACTCCAAAAGGCGGCGTTGATGTTATATTTGAGGAGATACCATACATCAAGATGTTCCTCAAAAAATATGGTTCCAAGTATAACATGGTTGGGCCTCACTATCGTACTGATGGGCTTGGCTTTGTAT GCGTTTCCAATTAA
- the LOC107615599 gene encoding uncharacterized protein LOC107615599 — protein MKAILGAQGVWEMVEKGYVEPENVEKLTEAQKEELENKRKKDQCALTIIHQDLNDDMFEKIADITNAKKAWDTLQNSVIGVEKVKKVCLQTLRAEFESLMMKETESISDYFTKVLTVVHQMKRLGEKLEDVRVVEKILRSLNSKFNHVVVAIEESKDLDTMSIDKLNGSLRTHEERMDKGKQERVEHVL, from the coding sequence ATGAAAGCAATTCTCGGTGCTCAAGGAGTGTGGGAGATGGTTGAGAAAGGTTATGTAGAACCAGAAAATGTGGAGAAGCTAACAGAAGCTCAGAAGGAAgaattagaaaataaaagaaagaaagatcaaTGTGCACTTACTATCATTCATCAAGACTTGAATGATGATATGTTTGAGAAAATTGCTGATATAACCAACGCAAAGAAAGCTTGGGATACTCTTCAAAATTCCGTCATAGGAGTTGAAAAGGTGAAGAAGGTTTGTCTTCAAACTCTAAGGGCTGAGTTTGAGTCTCTAATGATGAAAGAGACTGAATCCATTTCGGATTATTTCACCAAAGTTTTGACAGTAGTACACCAAATGAAAAGGCTTGGAGAAAAATTAGAAGATGTTCGTGTTGTTGAAAAAATCCTTCGTTCTCTAAACTCAAAATTTAACCATGTGGTGGTAGCCATTGAGGAGTCTAAAGACTTGGATACTATGTCCATTGATAAGTTGAATGGTTCCTTACGGACCCATGAAGAAAGAATGGATAAAGGCAAGCAAGAACGTGTGGAGCATGTCTTGTAG